A region of the Microcystis aeruginosa FD4 genome:
CAATCATGTCTAACTACTCTAGTATAATTTTCCTTTGGTTCGAGACGATAAAGCACCAAATCTGATTCTGGTTCAGTAACTTCTAACAGAGCATCAACAGCTTCTAGACTGTGGGTAGTAGCAAACAGTTGTACATTCATTTTTTGACACCATTTAACTAACCAATTAAAAGAACTTTGCAGGGCCTCTGTATGAATAGCTGATTCTAATTCATCAATGAATAAAATTCCACCTTTAACACTGGCAAGTTTGAGAGCAATATGAAGTAAGCGACGCACCCCGTCACCAAAGGTACTAACGGGTACAAGTCCCAATTTTTCGTGTTGAATATAAATGTTAAATCTGGAAGATAAAGAATGAGGAGGTAAGAGAATTTCTAAGTCAGAAATATTACTGTCCATTTGACGCAGTAAATCGATAACATCTGTTTTAAAATTGGCAAATCTCACCTCTGAAAGCAATCGAAATTGACCAATATCAGAACGATGAGAAGCGGGACTAACCAGAGAAGTTAGTAAGCTAGGTTCTTTTTTTCCCGATAGTCTAGAGAGAGAGCTATTTTCCCAAAGTTGATAGTTTTCTTTCAGGGGATTTTGGGGATAATTAATTAAACTTATTA
Encoded here:
- a CDS encoding AAA family ATPase, which gives rise to MTKSLENITIHQFRGLRDLKLKNLGQINLLVGINNSGKTSVLEALSIYCHPLDLKVWLNTARQREQEYRVSRTPYLDSLQWLFTHDPIVEQEKLDHGVISITGNGSFKVQKIEAIYEELEGIILIDNPEDKLHPKDIISEENEDLIDNNEDLWETRKGINLSITVFLAQEQLISLINYPQNPLKENYQLWENSSLSRLSGKKEPSLLTSLVSPASHRSDIGQFRLLSEVRFANFKTDVIDLLRQMDSNISDLEILLPPHSLSSRFNIYIQHEKLGLVPVSTFGDGVRRLLHIALKLASVKGGILFIDELESAIHTEALQSSFNWLVKWCQKMNVQLFATTHSLEAVDALLEVTEPESDLVLYRLEPKENYTRVVRHDWTRLKSLREDLGQEVRW